A region from the Triticum urartu cultivar G1812 chromosome 1, Tu2.1, whole genome shotgun sequence genome encodes:
- the LOC125537024 gene encoding 19 kDa globulin-like has product MGKFVFFAVFLAALVSVSAAQGVLEQSLTDAQCRGEVREKPLLACRQILEQQLTGRAGEGAVGVPLFQAQWGARERCCRQLESVSRECRCAALRGMVRDYEQSMPPLGEGRHGSSGERQQEQGCSGESTEPEQRQEVQGGQYGSETGGSQQQQQGGGYHGVTVGRGGQRQGQVLCHKRPQRQQGEGFSGEGAQQKPQAGRVRLTKVRLPTACRIEPQECSVFSADQYYY; this is encoded by the coding sequence ATGGGCAAGTTCGTCTTCTTCGCGGTGTTCCTGGCGGCTCTGGTGTCCGTCTCCGCCGCCCAAGGCGTGCTCGAGCAGAGCCTCACGGACGCGCAGTGCCGGGGCGAGGTCCGGGAGAAGCCGCTCCTCGCGTGCCGGCAGATCCTCGAGCAGCAGCTGACCGGTCGCGCCGGCGAGGGCGCCGTCGGCGTCCCGTTGTTTCAGGCGCAGTGGGGCGCCAGGGAGCGGTGCTGCCGGCAGCTCGAGAGCGTCAGCCGCGAGTGCCGCTGCGCCGCCCTCCGCGGCATGGTGCGGGACTACGAGCAGTCCATGCCGCCGCTGGGAGAAGGGCGCCACGGCTCGTCGGGGGAGCGTCAACAAGAGCAGGGATGTTCCGGCGAGTCCACGGAGCCGGAGCAGCGGCAGGAGGTACAAGGGGGGCAGTATGGCAGTGAGACAGGAGGAagccagcagcagcagcagggaGGAGGCTACCACGGGGTGACCGTCGGGCGTGGTGGCCAGCGGCAAGGACAGGTGCTCTGTCACAAGAGGCCGCAGCGGCAGCAGGGAGAAGGGTTCTCCGGCGAGGGGGCGCAGCAGAAGCCGCAGGCCGGTCGCGTGAGGTTGACGAAGGTGCGGCTGCCGACCGCGTGCCGGATCGAGCCCCAGGAGTGTAGCGTCTTCTCCGCCGACCAGTACTACTACTAG
- the LOC125533008 gene encoding putative receptor-like protein kinase At3g47110, with amino-acid sequence MEIRRWLLQFLALLTMTTALLLNPSASTSSSISTVDDLPTLLSFKSLITKDPLGALSSWTINSSSNGSTHGFCSWTGVKCSRTHLGSVMAPRLQGLSLSGTVSPFLGNLSRLRVLDLSNNKLEGQIPPSLGNCFALRRLNLSMNSLSGAIPPAMGNLSKLLAMGISINNISGTIPLSFADLATVTVLSITSNSVHGQIPPWLGNLTALKRLSMAENMMSGHVPPTLSKLINLQYLTLAVNNLQGLTPPVLFNMSSLEYLNFGSNQLSGSLPQDIGSMLPNLTVFSVFYNKFEGQIPASLSNISGLELIVLHGNRFRGQIPSNIGQNGCLIAFAVGDNELQATESRDWDFLTSLANCSRLFSVGLQLNNLSGILPNSISNLSQKLETLKAGGNQIAGHIPTGIGRYYQLTMLAFEENLFTGTIPSDIGKLSNLKALSLSQNRCHGEIPSSIGNISQLSLLTLSANNLEGSIPATFGNLTELISLDLSLNLLSGQIPEEMMSISSLAVFLNLSNNLLDGPISPHVGQLINLVEMDFSSNKLSGAIPNTLGSCVELQFLYLQGNLLHGNIPKELMALRGLEELDLSNNNLSGPVPEFLEGFQLLKKLNLSFNHLSGPVPDKEIFSNASAISLTSNGMLCGGPVFFHFPTCPYPAPDKPARHKLIHILVFTVAGAFILLCVSIAIRCYIRKSRGDARQGQENSPEMFQRISYAELHSATDSFSAENLVGRGSFGSVYNGTFGSGAHLITAAVKVLDVRRQGATRSFISECNALKRIRHRKLIKVITVCDSLDHSGSQFMALVLEFIPNGSLDKWLHPSTEGEFLTPNLMQRLNIALDVAEALEYLHHHIDPPIVHLSGPRFQVTSI; translated from the coding sequence ATGGAGATCAGACGATGGCTCCTCCAGTTTCTTGCCCTTCTCACCATGACCACTGCCCTTCTTTTGAACCCATCCGCTTCCACTTCCAGCTCCATCAGCACCGTCGACGACCTCCCCACTCTCCTATCATTCAAATCCCTCATCACGAAGGATCCCTTGGGCGCACTCTCCTCATGGACAATCAACAGCAGCTCCAACGGCAGTACTCATGGCTTCTGCAGCTGGACCGGCGTGAAATGCAGCAGGACTCACCTGGGCAGTGTCATGGCACCGCGCTTACAAGGTCTTAGCCTCTCCGGGACGGTTTCACCATTTCTTGGGAACCTCTCCCGCCTCCGCGTACTCGATTTGTCCAACAACAAGCTTGAAGGTCAGATCCCTCCTAGCCTTGGTAACTGCTTTGCTCTCCGCAGGCTCAACCTGAGCATGAACTCCCTGTCCGGTGCCATCCCTCCCGCCATGGGAAACCTGTCAAAGCTGCTTGCTATGGGTATTAGCATCAACAATATCTCGGGTACCATTCCTCTTTCGTTTGCAGATCTTGCTACAGTCACCGTGTTAAGTATAACAAGTAACTCTGTGCATGGGCAAATACCACCATGGCTTGGCAATTTGACAGCGCTGAAACGTTTGAGCATGGCTGAGAATATGATGAGCGGCCATGTTCCACCAACTTTGTCTAAGCTTATCAACCTTCAATATCTGACTCTAGCAGTCAATAACCTGCAAGGTTTGACCCCTCCAGTGTTATTTAATATGTCGTCACTTGAGTACCTCAATTTTGGGTCAAACCAACTGTCAGGCTCTCTACCACAAGATATTGGCTCTATGCTTCCTAACCTGACAGTTTTCAGTGTATTCTACAACAAATTTGAAGGCCAGATTCCTGCCTCCTTGTCAAACATATCTGGTCTTGAACTTATCGTTCTCCATGGGAATAGATTTCGGGGACAGATCCCATCAAATATTGGCCAAAATGGATGTTTGATTGCATTTGCAGTAGGGGACAATGAGCTGCAGGCTACAGAGTCAAGGGATTGGGATTTTCTGACCTCCTTGGCTAACTGCAGCCGCCTATTTTCTGTAGGTCTTCAACTGAATAACCTTTCAGGGATTTTGCCAAATAGCATCAGTAATCTGTCGCAAAAACTTGAAACTCTTAAAGCAGGAGGAAACCAAATTGCTGGGCATATACCTACAGGCATAGGAAGATATTACCAACTCACGATGCTTGCGTTTGAGGAAAACCTTTTCACAGGAACCATCCCTTCAGATATAGGAAAGCTATCCAACCTCAAAGCACTATCTCTATCTCAGAATAGATGCCATGGGGAGATTCCatcgtcaataggcaacatatcACAACTAAGTCTGCTAACCCTTTCAGCCAACAATTTGGAGGGTAGCATTCCAGCTACTTTTGGCAACCTTACTGAGTTAATCTCCCTGGACCTTTCCTTGAACCTCTTGAGTGGGCAAATCCCAGAAGAAATGATGAGCATTTCCTCCCTGGCTGTATTTCTCAATCTCTCAAACAATTTATTAGATGGACCTATTTCTCCACATGTTGGGCAGCTAATCAATCTTGTAGAAATGGATTTCTCATCAAACAAGTTATCAGGTGCAATCCCAAATACTCTTGGTAGTTGTGTAGAATTGCAATTTCTATACTTACAAGGGAATCTCTTGCATGGAAACATTCCAAAAGAACTCATGGCATTAAGAGGGCTAGAAGAGCTGGATCTCTCTAATAATAACTTATCAGGACCTGTCCCTGAATTTCTTGAGGGCTTCCAGCTTCTGAAGAAGCTAAACCTTTCATTCAATCATCTATCAGGTCCGGTGCCAGATAAGGAGATCTTTTCAAATGCAAGCGCTATATCTCTCACGAGTAATGGCATGCTATGTGGTGGCCCTGTATTCTTTCATTTCCCTACATGCCCATACCCAGCGCCTGATAAACCTGCACGTCACAAACTGATTCACATCTTGGTGTTTACTGTGGCGGGAGCATTCATCCTTCTCTGTGTCAGCATTGCTATACGCTGTTACATTAGGAAGTCAAGAGGTGATGCCCGCCAAGGTCAGGAAAACAGCCCTGAGATGTTTCAGAGGATCTCATACGCTGAGTTGCATTCGGCTACAGATTCATTCTCTGCAGAAAATTTGGTTGGCCGTGGAAGCTTTGGTAGTGTATATAACGGGACTTTTGGTTCTGGTGCACATTTAATTACTGCGGCAGTGAAGGTACTTGATGTCCGACGACAAGGAGCCACAAGGAGCTTCATCTCTGAGTGCAACGCTCTCAAAAGGATTCGACATCGCAAACTAATCAAGGTTATCACAGTGTGTGATAGCTTGGACCACAGTGGCAGCCAATTCATGGCACTTGTGCTAGAGTTCATTCCAAATGGAAGCTTGGACAAATGGTTACACCCGAGCACAGAAGGCGAGTTCCTGACACCAAACCTGATGCAGAGGCTAAACATTGCTCTTGATGTGGCGGAGGCACTGGAATATCTCCATCACCATATTGATCCTCCAATTGTTCacttgtcaggaccccgattccaagtcacatcgatctag
- the LOC125523702 gene encoding uncharacterized protein LOC125523702 isoform X3: MASSDLLRPDPAPGPWQRCSPKRTTTTPVQTKVQTGPGEHSGKEHLAKLQEKDAPNLNNLVEKGRHAEIFVGGLLIDLEGRIVGMNFIDENRTPFLPVQIVGRCLKHFRNLGHFFPVYGTIA; encoded by the exons ATGGCCAGTTCTGACCTCCTCCGTCCAGATCCAGCTCCAG GACCGTGGCAGCGATGCTCGCCGAAGCGGACGACAACCACTCCCGTGCAAACAAAGGTACAGACTGGTCCTG GTGAGCATTCAGGAAAAGAACACTTGGCTAAACTTCAGGAAAAAGATGCACCGAATCTTA ATAATTTGGTCGAAAAGGGACGACATGCTGAG ATTTTCGTTGGTGGTCTTCTGATTGATTTGGAAGGAAGAATTGTTGGTATGAATTTCATAGACGAGAATAGAACTCCCTTTTTGCCCGTCCAGATTGTTGGGAGATGCCTGAAACACTTCAGAAATTTGG GACACTTCTTTCCTGTATATGGGACGATTGCTTGA
- the LOC125523702 gene encoding uncharacterized protein LOC125523702 isoform X6 has translation MLAEADDNHSRANKGEHSGKEHLAKLQEKDAPNLNNLVEKGRHAEIFVGGLLIDLEGRIVGMNFIDENRTPFLPVQIVGRCLKHFRNLGHFFPVYGTIA, from the exons ATGCTCGCCGAAGCGGACGACAACCACTCCCGTGCAAACAAAG GTGAGCATTCAGGAAAAGAACACTTGGCTAAACTTCAGGAAAAAGATGCACCGAATCTTA ATAATTTGGTCGAAAAGGGACGACATGCTGAG ATTTTCGTTGGTGGTCTTCTGATTGATTTGGAAGGAAGAATTGTTGGTATGAATTTCATAGACGAGAATAGAACTCCCTTTTTGCCCGTCCAGATTGTTGGGAGATGCCTGAAACACTTCAGAAATTTGG GACACTTCTTTCCTGTATATGGGACGATTGCTTGA
- the LOC125523702 gene encoding uncharacterized protein LOC125523702 isoform X2, with protein sequence MSLPPPRKMESLSEGGAPWPVLTSSVQIQLQDRGSDARRSGRQPLPCKQRYRLVLVSIQEKNTWLNFRKKMHRILIFVGGLLIDLEGRIVGMNFIDENRTPFLPVQIVGRCLKHFRNLGHFFPVYGTIA encoded by the exons ATGTCGTTGCCGCCGCCGAGGAAGATGGAGAGCCTGTCGGAGGGAGGAGCGCCATGGCCAGTTCTGACCTCCTCCGTCCAGATCCAGCTCCAG GACCGTGGCAGCGATGCTCGCCGAAGCGGACGACAACCACTCCCGTGCAAACAAAGGTACAGACTGGTCCTG GTGAGCATTCAGGAAAAGAACACTTGGCTAAACTTCAGGAAAAAGATGCACCGAATCTTA ATTTTCGTTGGTGGTCTTCTGATTGATTTGGAAGGAAGAATTGTTGGTATGAATTTCATAGACGAGAATAGAACTCCCTTTTTGCCCGTCCAGATTGTTGGGAGATGCCTGAAACACTTCAGAAATTTGG GACACTTCTTTCCTGTATATGGGACGATTGCTTGA
- the LOC125523702 gene encoding uncharacterized protein LOC125523702 isoform X1 has product MSLPPPRKMESLSEGGAPWPVLTSSVQIQLQQSSPLAACSLNFKTEEENMGSSSCPLLCSYANALLQDRGSDARRSGRQPLPCKQRYRLVLVSIQEKNTWLNFRKKMHRILIFVGGLLIDLEGRIVGMNFIDENRTPFLPVQIVGRCLKHFRNLGHFFPVYGTIA; this is encoded by the exons ATGTCGTTGCCGCCGCCGAGGAAGATGGAGAGCCTGTCGGAGGGAGGAGCGCCATGGCCAGTTCTGACCTCCTCCGTCCAGATCCAGCTCCAG CAATCATCCCCTCTTGCTGCTTGCTCTCTCAATTTCAAGACTGAAGAAGAGAACATGGGGAGCAGCAGCTGCCCTCTGCTCTGCTCTTATGCGAATGCTCTACTGCAGGACCGTGGCAGCGATGCTCGCCGAAGCGGACGACAACCACTCCCGTGCAAACAAAGGTACAGACTGGTCCTG GTGAGCATTCAGGAAAAGAACACTTGGCTAAACTTCAGGAAAAAGATGCACCGAATCTTA ATTTTCGTTGGTGGTCTTCTGATTGATTTGGAAGGAAGAATTGTTGGTATGAATTTCATAGACGAGAATAGAACTCCCTTTTTGCCCGTCCAGATTGTTGGGAGATGCCTGAAACACTTCAGAAATTTGG GACACTTCTTTCCTGTATATGGGACGATTGCTTGA
- the LOC125523702 gene encoding uncharacterized protein LOC125523702 isoform X5, with protein MASSDLLRPDPAPGPWQRCSPKRTTTTPVQTKVSIQEKNTWLNFRKKMHRILIFVGGLLIDLEGRIVGMNFIDENRTPFLPVQIVGRCLKHFRNLGHFFPVYGTIA; from the exons ATGGCCAGTTCTGACCTCCTCCGTCCAGATCCAGCTCCAG GACCGTGGCAGCGATGCTCGCCGAAGCGGACGACAACCACTCCCGTGCAAACAAAG GTGAGCATTCAGGAAAAGAACACTTGGCTAAACTTCAGGAAAAAGATGCACCGAATCTTA ATTTTCGTTGGTGGTCTTCTGATTGATTTGGAAGGAAGAATTGTTGGTATGAATTTCATAGACGAGAATAGAACTCCCTTTTTGCCCGTCCAGATTGTTGGGAGATGCCTGAAACACTTCAGAAATTTGG GACACTTCTTTCCTGTATATGGGACGATTGCTTGA
- the LOC125523702 gene encoding uncharacterized protein LOC125523702 isoform X4 — protein MRMLYCRTVAAMLAEADDNHSRANKGEHSGKEHLAKLQEKDAPNLNNLVEKGRHAEIFVGGLLIDLEGRIVGMNFIDENRTPFLPVQIVGRCLKHFRNLGHFFPVYGTIA, from the exons ATGCGAATGCTCTACTGCAGGACCGTGGCAGCGATGCTCGCCGAAGCGGACGACAACCACTCCCGTGCAAACAAAG GTGAGCATTCAGGAAAAGAACACTTGGCTAAACTTCAGGAAAAAGATGCACCGAATCTTA ATAATTTGGTCGAAAAGGGACGACATGCTGAG ATTTTCGTTGGTGGTCTTCTGATTGATTTGGAAGGAAGAATTGTTGGTATGAATTTCATAGACGAGAATAGAACTCCCTTTTTGCCCGTCCAGATTGTTGGGAGATGCCTGAAACACTTCAGAAATTTGG GACACTTCTTTCCTGTATATGGGACGATTGCTTGA